The Candidatus Rubrimentiphilum sp. genome includes a window with the following:
- a CDS encoding lipase family protein — MMQPVLRAGGAMVCAIFWLATTGSALYDVPSPLPSAPPGTVIWSRPFTGGSLLKNAASNTLALYHTVSAAGRDVAVSGTIAIPKGSPPPGGWPVISWAHGTTGNAPQCAPSKAAVQNGEQRFLEQWISRGFAVVQTDYEGIGTPGVHPYFASGSGAHDVIDIVRAARHLNPDIGDRWIAMGHSEGGTVALYAAVTGRSWAPELHLLGVVAYAPGSDISDFFGETSVSTQPTTMLPLLGMMIAGIASTDPHVDLKTVLTPKGMALLPSLQSECDVALMSSAAWTSIPPADIFQPNARSSALMQDFIANEPLTWHLEGPVLVEQGTNDMVVPYQNSVVLRSVLCRNGSRLELDAVQGATHGSVMALSSDSVSAWISDRLAGKPASGNCPAS; from the coding sequence ATGATGCAGCCTGTACTTCGGGCCGGCGGCGCGATGGTGTGCGCCATTTTCTGGCTGGCCACAACCGGTTCGGCGTTGTACGATGTTCCATCACCTCTGCCGAGTGCGCCGCCCGGCACCGTCATCTGGTCGCGACCGTTTACCGGCGGCTCGCTGCTGAAAAATGCAGCGTCGAACACGCTCGCGCTCTACCACACTGTCTCGGCTGCCGGACGCGACGTTGCCGTTTCAGGAACGATTGCAATTCCCAAAGGGTCGCCCCCGCCCGGTGGATGGCCGGTGATTAGTTGGGCCCACGGAACGACGGGCAATGCACCCCAGTGCGCGCCCTCTAAAGCCGCAGTACAAAACGGCGAACAACGTTTTCTGGAGCAGTGGATCTCACGTGGCTTCGCGGTTGTGCAAACCGATTACGAAGGCATCGGGACGCCAGGCGTACATCCATACTTCGCCAGCGGATCGGGTGCGCACGACGTCATCGATATCGTTCGCGCGGCTAGGCATCTCAATCCCGACATCGGCGATCGCTGGATCGCGATGGGACATTCGGAGGGCGGGACCGTCGCGTTATATGCCGCGGTGACGGGACGGTCGTGGGCGCCCGAGCTGCATCTTTTGGGCGTCGTCGCGTACGCGCCCGGCTCGGACATCTCCGATTTTTTCGGAGAGACAAGCGTCAGCACGCAGCCCACGACAATGTTGCCGCTTCTCGGCATGATGATCGCTGGGATCGCGTCGACGGATCCGCACGTCGATCTCAAGACGGTGTTGACTCCTAAAGGCATGGCGCTGCTGCCGTCGCTTCAAAGCGAGTGCGACGTGGCGCTCATGAGCTCGGCAGCTTGGACGAGCATCCCGCCTGCCGATATTTTTCAGCCGAACGCCCGATCGAGCGCGCTGATGCAAGACTTTATCGCGAACGAGCCGCTGACGTGGCATTTGGAAGGACCCGTGCTCGTCGAACAAGGCACGAACGACATGGTTGTTCCGTATCAAAACTCGGTCGTGCTGCGTTCGGTATTGTGTAGAAACGGGTCGCGGCTTGAACTTGATGCGGTGCAGGGCGCCACGCATGGTTCGGTGATGGCGCTCAGCTCGGATAGCGTAAGTGCGTGGATATCCGATCGCCTGGCAGGCAAACCGGCGTCAGGGAACTGTCCGGCGAGCTAA
- a CDS encoding FAD-binding oxidoreductase, protein MLNRRDFLSGAASAAALGAGGVELLAATRRLPWQALAHRISGSVVLPGDRGFAELALPKNLRYSALRPAGIAMCKSARDVSAAIRWARENGVPIVARSGGHSYAGYSTTTGLMIDLREMNSVSLDEGTGITVLGGGALNADVFEHFRNRNIAITHGRCEGVGIAGLALGGGIGFNMRAHGLTCDHMVATEIVLADGTIRPLTGDDDLLWACRGAGGGNFGINTSFTFQAFEVGPLTVCNLHWDKEQERVFASLVNALEGAPKTLGSKVSASAPTASSGMKVQLLAQFAGTPAMLRELLAGAYAIAPPAGTFTSGQYWKAQQVLSEAGPPAYYQERSRFFNQAIDHRAVAVIFEWLRKYPQTGKSATFKVFQTGGAVNEKKPGETAFVHRQSRWLGSIDMYWDHNTPHAALQRNLLWLNDFYEAIVPIAKGGAYQNFIDPSLTDWKAAYHGANLERLEAIKRRVDPSGVFTFPEAIPPS, encoded by the coding sequence GTGCTAAACCGGCGCGACTTTCTCAGCGGCGCCGCGAGCGCTGCCGCGCTCGGCGCGGGCGGAGTGGAACTGCTCGCCGCGACTCGCAGGCTGCCTTGGCAGGCGCTTGCGCACCGGATTTCGGGAAGCGTCGTGCTGCCGGGCGATCGCGGATTCGCTGAACTGGCGCTTCCGAAAAACCTGCGGTATTCCGCGCTCCGCCCGGCGGGCATCGCGATGTGCAAGAGCGCGCGCGATGTAAGCGCCGCAATTCGCTGGGCTCGCGAGAACGGCGTCCCGATCGTGGCTCGTTCCGGCGGTCACTCGTACGCCGGCTATTCGACGACCACCGGTTTGATGATCGACCTGCGCGAGATGAACAGCGTCTCGCTCGACGAGGGCACCGGTATTACGGTCCTCGGCGGCGGCGCCTTGAACGCCGATGTGTTCGAACATTTCAGGAACCGCAATATCGCAATCACACACGGCCGCTGCGAAGGCGTCGGGATCGCGGGCCTTGCTCTCGGCGGCGGCATCGGCTTCAACATGCGCGCCCACGGTCTGACCTGCGATCACATGGTTGCAACCGAAATCGTTCTCGCCGACGGAACGATCCGGCCGCTTACCGGCGACGACGATCTTTTGTGGGCTTGCCGCGGTGCAGGCGGCGGAAACTTTGGGATCAACACGTCATTTACGTTTCAAGCGTTTGAAGTGGGTCCGCTTACGGTTTGCAATCTGCATTGGGACAAAGAGCAAGAGCGCGTTTTCGCGAGTCTCGTCAATGCGCTTGAAGGAGCTCCCAAGACGCTCGGATCGAAGGTCTCGGCAAGTGCGCCGACCGCTTCATCAGGAATGAAGGTTCAATTGCTCGCGCAGTTCGCCGGTACGCCGGCCATGCTGCGCGAGCTGCTTGCCGGCGCCTATGCGATCGCGCCTCCGGCCGGCACCTTTACAAGTGGCCAGTATTGGAAAGCGCAGCAAGTGCTCTCCGAGGCAGGGCCGCCCGCCTATTACCAAGAGCGCTCGCGATTCTTCAACCAGGCCATCGATCATCGAGCCGTCGCAGTCATCTTCGAGTGGCTGCGAAAATATCCGCAAACCGGGAAATCGGCAACCTTCAAGGTTTTTCAAACCGGCGGCGCCGTTAACGAGAAGAAGCCGGGCGAAACGGCGTTCGTGCACAGGCAGAGCCGGTGGCTTGGCTCCATCGACATGTACTGGGATCACAACACGCCGCATGCTGCATTGCAGCGCAATTTGTTGTGGCTAAACGACTTCTACGAAGCGATTGTCCCGATTGCCAAAGGCGGTGCGTACCAAAACTTTATCGACCCGTCGCTGACCGATTGGAAGGCCGCCTATCATGGCGCAAATCTCGAAAGACTCGAAGCGATCAAGCGGCGTGTCGATCCGTCCGGCGTATTTACGTTCCCCGAGGCGATTCCACCATCGTAG